Sequence from the [Clostridium] scindens genome:
ATTAGAATAATCTTTTATTGACCATCCATTTGGTAATCCCCTTCTGTCAATAATTGACTTAATAATTTTTATAGTTCCATCATCAGAGGCGTCATCACATATTAAAATTTCTACTTTTGCCTTACATTTTTGAGCCAAAAGATGTTCTATACATTCTTTTATATACAATTCTTGATTATAGCATGATAGAGCTACACATACTTTTTTCATTTTAGTTGCCTTTCTTTTTATATTTTAATCGTTTTATAATCATACAAATTTTTTCAACATCCTCCATTTTTAAGTCTGCATATAGTGGCAACGTCAATATTTGTTTGGAAACATGTTCAGCAATTGGTGTATTACCTAAATATCTTCCTTTATAACATTCAAACTGACTTGTCAAAGGGTAAAAATACTTTCTAGCAAAAATCCCTTCATTTTTTAACTCCTCTAGAACTATGTCTCGTCCTACACCAAATATTTCTTCATCAAATCTTACTGGAAAATATGAATAATTTTCTTTCACATTAATTTGTTTTTTACAAAATACTATTCCTGGAATCCCATTTAATAATTCAAGATATTTCCTAACTACCCTTTTTCTTTTTTTTATCTCTTGATCAATATAGCGAAGATTACAAATTCCCATTGCTGCCTGGAATTCATTCATTTTCGCGTTAGTTCCAACCCAATCAACAATCTCAGGTCCCCTAATTCCAAAATTTTTTAATCTATACAAGTTTAGACCCAATTCTTTATCTGTATAAGCCACTGCACCTCCTTCAATTGTATTGAAGACCTTTGTTGCATGAAAACTAAAAATAGATGCATCTCCATACTGCCCTATCCCCTTCCCCTTATAGGCCTCCCCAAAGGCGTGAGCTGAGTCATAGATTACTTTCAGATTATATTTTTGAGCAATTTTTTCTATTTCTTCAACTTCACAAATATTTCCATAAACATGCACAGGGATTATTGCAGATGTTTTATCAGTAATTAACTCTTCAATTTTATTAACGTCAATTGTATAATCAATCGGATTTATATCACAGAACACTGGAGTCAATCCATTTCTTACAATAGCATGTGTGGTAGAAGCAAAGGTAAAAGGTGTGGTAATAACCTCCCCTGATAAATTCATCGCCTGTATAGTCAATTCTAATGCCATATGCCCATTAGAGAACAGAGAAAGTTCCTGGACCTCTAGATACTCTTTTAATTTACCTTCTAATTCTTTATGCTTTTCCCCCATATTGGTTAACCAATGATTATCCCACAATCCCTTAATTTCTTCTATATATTCATCTATCGGTGGCATTGAAGACCTTGTTACAAGTATTTTATTATTCTTTTTTCTTTCATCCATGTTTTCTAACCTCTTCAAATTGTTTCCTTCTACTATTAAAAATCATTATCTTATTCAATATAAGTAACAAACTCTTCATATTTTCT
This genomic interval carries:
- a CDS encoding DegT/DnrJ/EryC1/StrS family aminotransferase — protein: MDERKKNNKILVTRSSMPPIDEYIEEIKGLWDNHWLTNMGEKHKELEGKLKEYLEVQELSLFSNGHMALELTIQAMNLSGEVITTPFTFASTTHAIVRNGLTPVFCDINPIDYTIDVNKIEELITDKTSAIIPVHVYGNICEVEEIEKIAQKYNLKVIYDSAHAFGEAYKGKGIGQYGDASIFSFHATKVFNTIEGGAVAYTDKELGLNLYRLKNFGIRGPEIVDWVGTNAKMNEFQAAMGICNLRYIDQEIKKRKRVVRKYLELLNGIPGIVFCKKQINVKENYSYFPVRFDEEIFGVGRDIVLEELKNEGIFARKYFYPLTSQFECYKGRYLGNTPIAEHVSKQILTLPLYADLKMEDVEKICMIIKRLKYKKKGN